A stretch of the Duncaniella dubosii genome encodes the following:
- a CDS encoding ISAs1 family transposase, with amino-acid sequence MDPLDQKHSIEARKPNHAAKVLNKFIPQGSILERLMNFAWSVPDFRRCDKGNIRHRLSDIIILMILGRTCGYVGRADIIAFGRHNLKKLRKMGLLKNGIPSEATLCRVENGVDDLSMADRMQAFAEGFRNELLKACRDREIVCVDGKAERGTVQENGRNPDIVSAYSFNAGITVATEACQEKSNEIKAVPVLIDKIDISGKIVTADAMSMQKEIIDRIREQGGDFLIELKANQRSLRYGVEDRLEGLTPVYSYTEGPELGHGRIETRTYRVYDGLEVIADKEKWGGNMTIIEYEADTVRKSTGAHTSEKRLYVSSLPTDTPALGAYVRDHWSIESMHWGLDVNLLQDRIKRKSSKAARNLDTIQRIVLSVFSIWKGLRKKRSDKRKGVAELMRHVSMSFTKLMRFLCQK; translated from the coding sequence ATGGATCCGCTTGACCAAAAACATTCGATTGAGGCACGTAAGCCCAATCATGCCGCAAAAGTACTAAATAAATTCATACCACAGGGCAGTATCCTGGAACGCCTGATGAATTTTGCCTGGTCAGTCCCTGATTTCCGTAGGTGTGATAAAGGAAACATCCGTCACCGGCTCAGTGACATCATCATTCTGATGATACTGGGACGGACCTGCGGGTATGTCGGACGTGCTGATATAATAGCGTTCGGCAGACACAATCTCAAAAAACTCCGTAAAATGGGTCTACTGAAGAATGGAATCCCTTCGGAGGCTACCCTTTGTCGGGTGGAGAACGGTGTCGACGATTTATCCATGGCCGACAGGATGCAGGCGTTCGCCGAGGGCTTCCGCAATGAGCTGCTTAAGGCGTGCCGCGACAGGGAAATAGTCTGTGTGGACGGTAAGGCCGAGCGTGGCACCGTTCAGGAAAACGGGCGCAATCCGGATATTGTGTCGGCATATTCTTTCAATGCCGGCATTACAGTGGCAACGGAAGCATGTCAGGAAAAGAGCAACGAGATAAAGGCAGTCCCGGTACTGATTGACAAAATCGACATATCCGGAAAGATCGTAACCGCAGACGCCATGTCCATGCAGAAGGAGATAATCGACAGAATCAGGGAGCAAGGCGGTGACTTCCTGATAGAACTCAAGGCCAACCAGCGCTCCCTGCGCTACGGCGTGGAAGACAGACTTGAGGGGCTCACGCCCGTCTATTCATATACCGAAGGGCCGGAACTCGGACACGGCAGAATCGAGACCCGGACTTATCGTGTCTACGACGGGCTTGAAGTCATAGCAGACAAGGAGAAATGGGGCGGCAATATGACGATAATAGAATATGAAGCCGACACGGTAAGGAAGTCAACAGGCGCGCATACCTCCGAAAAAAGGCTGTATGTGAGCAGTCTGCCAACCGACACGCCCGCTCTCGGGGCATATGTGCGAGACCACTGGTCGATAGAGAGCATGCACTGGGGGCTGGATGTCAATCTCCTGCAAGACAGGATCAAACGTAAGTCGTCTAAAGCTGCCCGCAATCTTGACACCATCCAGAGAATAGTCCTCTCGGTATTTTCAATATGGAAAGGGCTTCGCAAAAAGCGGTCGGACAAAAGAAAAGGAGTGGCAGAGCTCATGAGGCATGTCTCAATGAGCTTTACTAAACTCATGCGGTTCCTGTGCCAAAAATGA